One genomic segment of Ctenopharyngodon idella isolate HZGC_01 chromosome 7, HZGC01, whole genome shotgun sequence includes these proteins:
- the tdrd7b gene encoding tudor domain-containing protein 7B isoform X3: MTLPSRFQKEVHTHLSRNPQQSNTSYNLNENTTPAKPRLPHSAPYSPKLVQSRLQEVLNKHSNGLWVSKLPQLYREHYKQDLPSEALKDLEHWTHICTVEKPCSSKPQELLLYPAKETSQTTPHSAATPSTHDKSPSHHKKPQIQRSSSTSKSSSPASPKALSPDLKQKLGELLLKYSSGLWAHALPKLYQDTYKCKLPEFVLDHLTLLSDICTIDYPMPDNPKRAILYAKVVEDENRNQSGLPGSETKETAELRLSQTVPPLVIPKEEYPSVLVVEASDTNNVILRYIGEGYSKEQEKLEDEMREFYGQDNTKMALTSPSPGQLTAVRAEEEEEILRAQVCEVMADKVKVYYVDHGFSEVISKSKLLDLHEKFYRLPFQATKCRLAGLESFSHEQAVLKRFESMATGKILLAEILEREEVPLVVLYDTSQDDDININAACMKALQDRSLESPLKVNSAYMNVSVTSVCSDGTIYCQVPSRGLTKLNEILEKTENYFHSQVTSESLVSRPFCGKNCLARYKGKWSRVEITNLHGSRVLDILFVDVGVQASVEVIELREIPPPLLRDLISTPTQALKCCLADLPVSGGAWTPDAVQWLRDTVLHCSDCSLKIAKLDENKRLAHVYLFTSKNFHDTSCSLNQQLADSDLWNHQKDVFLSSRGPLKALNAPTIHATIQTSNLSTDRGDKAPHTPKKMSSPLGSQGTPPGSPPEQLALPPLLELPEIGQNMDVFISVACHPGHFVLQPWQDMYKLVVLMGEMILHYNKMEEKPLKVEKNQVCAAKVENNWYRVLVKGVLTNGLVSVFQLDYGKHELVSSTQLRPLTQEFCQLPFQAITAQLAGVKPRQWSEEASILFRNHVEKKPLVAQLESVQEASHPWDRKVVIYLVDTSQEERDIWLHDIMAEFTDEMTNAA, from the exons ATGACCCTTCCCTCCAGATTCCAGAAAGAAGTTCATACCCATCTCTCCCGAAATCCACAGCAGAGCAATA CCTCTTATAACCTGAATGAAAACACAACTCCAGCAAAACCCAGACTGCCTCATTCTGCGCCTTACAGTCCTAAGCTGGTGCAGTCCCGTCTTCAAGAGGTTCTTAACAAACACAGCAATGGCCTCTGGGTATCCAAGCTGCCTCAGCTGTATCGAGAGCATTATAAGCAAGATCTACCCAGTGAAGCCCTTAAAGATCTGGAACACTGGACTCACATTTGTACT GTTGAGAAACCATGCAGCAGCAAACCTCAAGAGTTGCTTCTGTACCCTGCTAAAGAAACTAGCCAGACTACCCCACATAGTGCTGCTACACCCTCTACACATGACAAATCCCCATCTCATCACAAAAAACCTCAGATTCAAAGATCATCTTCCACCTCCAAATCAAGCTCTCCGGCGTCCCCCAAGGCTCTATCCCCGGACCTCAAGCAGAAGCTTGGAGAGCTGCTCTTGAAATACAGCAGTGGTCTGTGGGCCCATGCTCTACCTAAACTCTATCAGGACACATATAAATGTAAGCTACCAGAGTTTGTGCTCGACCACCTCACCCTGCTTTCAGATATATGCACAATAGACTACCCCATGCCAGACAACCCCAAAAGAGCAATTCTATATGCAAAAGTAGTGGAGGATGAGAACCGTAACCAGTCGGGATTGCCTGGCTCAGAGACGAAAGAGACAGCAGAGCTTCGTTTGAGCCAGACTGTTCCTCCTCTTGTCATCCCTAAAGAGGAGTACCCTTCTGTCCTGGTGGTTGAAGCAAGTGACACAAACAACGTCATTCTGAG GTACATAGGTGAAGGTTACTCCAAGGAGCAGGAGAAGTTAGAAGATGAAATGAGAGAGTTCTATGGGCAGGACAACACCAAGATGGCTCTGACCTCACCATCACCAGGTCAGCTGACTGCTGTACGtgctgaggaagaggaggagatcCTCCGGGCACAAGTGTGTGAGGTCATGGCCGACAAGGTCAAG GTGTACTACGTGGATCATGGCTTTTCTGAAGTCATCAGCAAGAGCAAACTACTTGATTTACATGAAAAGTTTTATAGATTGCCTTTCCAAGCCACCAAATGTAGACTGGCAG GCCTGGAGTCATTCAGTCATGAGCAGGCAGTACTGAAGAGGTTTGAGTCCATGGCCACTGGCAAGATTCTATTGGCTGAGATCTTAGAGCGTGAGGAAGTGCCTCTGGTGGTGCTGTATGACACATCACAAGATGATGATATCAACATCAATGCTGCCTGTATGAAAGCTCTGCAAGACAGATCCTTAGAGAGTCCCTTAAAG GTGAACAGTGCCTATATGAATGTGAGTGTGACCAGCGTTTGTTCAGATGGGACGATCTACTGTCAGGTGCCCTCCAGAGGCCTGACTAAACTCAACGAAATTCTGGAGAAGACTGAAAACTACTTCCATTCCCAG GTCACATCAGAGTCACTGGTTTCACGGCCTTTCTGTGGCAAAAACTGTTTGGCTCGATATAAAGGAAAATGGTCCCGAGTTGAG ATAACAAACCTGCATGGCAGCCGGGTGCTGGACATCTTGTTTGTGGATGTAGGCGTCCAAGCGTCGGTCGAGGTTATTGAGTTGAGAGAGATCCCACCTCCTTTGCTGCGTGACCTTATATCCACCCCGACCCAG GCACTGAAGTGTTGTTTGGCAGATCTGCCTGTGAGTGGAGGCGCATGGACTCCTGATGCTGTACAGTGGCTGAGAGACACGGTTCTCCACTGCAGTGACTGCAGCTTGAAG atcGCTAAATTGGATGAGAACAAACGCCTTGCTCATGTTTATCTTTTCACCAGCAAGAACTTCCATGACACAAGCTGCAGTTTAAACCAACAGCTGGCTGACTCTGATCTGTGGAACCACCAGAAGGATGTTTTCTTAAGCAGCCGAGGGCCTTTAAAAGCCCTGAATGCCCCGACAATCCATGCCACCATCCAGACCTCCAACCTCAGCACTGACAGAGGGGATAAAGCCCCACACACACCCAAAAAGATGTCATCTCCGCTGGGGAGCCAGGGCACACCTCCAGGCTCTCCACCTGAACAGCTGGCTCTTCCACCATTGCTGGAGTTGCCTGAGATTGGGCAGAATATGGACGTGTTTATTTCAGTGGCGTGCCATCCTGGCCACTTTGTGCTACAGCCATGGCAGGATATGTACAAACTGGTGGTTTTGATGGGGGAGATGATTCTGCATTATAATAAGATGGAGGAGAAACCGCTTAAAGTAGAGAAGAACCAGGTTTGCGCTGCCAAGGTGGAAAACAA CTGGTACCGTGTGTTGGTGAAAGGAGTTCTGACCAATGGTCTGGTCTCAGTGTTTCAGCTGGATTATGGCAAACATGAGCTGGTGAGCAGCACCCAGCTCCGGCCCCTCACCCAGGAGTTCTGCCAGCTCCCCTTCCAGGCCATCACTGCTCAGCTGGCTG